One part of the Bradyrhizobium sp. CB1650 genome encodes these proteins:
- a CDS encoding cupin domain-containing protein, which produces MDAATGPQTADQHSHLVQPQAMDWQQTRFPGCEAKTLLFDRSTGLMTALMRFAPGAVLPDHEHVGIEQSYVIEGALVDKEGPAKGIACKAGEFIWREAGSRHAAWCPEGALILAIFQVPNKFFEADGHVVDASGHDWDEAWGHTAAQWARRA; this is translated from the coding sequence ATGGACGCCGCCACAGGCCCGCAAACCGCCGACCAGCATTCCCATCTCGTTCAGCCTCAAGCCATGGACTGGCAGCAAACGCGCTTTCCGGGCTGCGAGGCCAAGACGTTGCTGTTCGATCGCAGTACAGGCTTGATGACGGCCCTGATGCGCTTTGCGCCGGGGGCGGTGCTGCCTGATCATGAGCATGTCGGCATCGAGCAGAGCTATGTGATCGAAGGCGCGCTCGTCGACAAGGAGGGGCCCGCCAAGGGCATCGCCTGCAAGGCCGGCGAATTCATCTGGCGCGAAGCAGGCAGCCGTCATGCCGCCTGGTGCCCCGAGGGCGCACTGATCCTTGCGATTTTCCAGGTCCCCAACAAGTTCTTCGAAGCCGATGGTCACGTGGTCGATGCTTCCGGCCACGATTGGGACGAGGCCTGGGGCCATACTGCTGCGCAGTGGGCGCGTCGCGCTTAG
- a CDS encoding MBL fold metallo-hydrolase, whose translation MKQLRIGDITIDAVIEREGPWRRPQDFFPAYDEGVFKRHLPTMEPEVFDTARGMMVITYQTFVVRTPRYTILVDTCTGEDKGHPPPFDFPGKERWRNELFALGISFEQIDYVFCTHLHIDHTGWNTTLRDGRWVPTFPNAKYVFHKGEYAAWEAEHAKGNNPPGTVFRDNCLPIVEAGQALLVDEDYALDDTVTLTPTPGHSPCHCCVNVFSKGERAVVAGDLMHHQIQCREPDWSAKPDWDPKQSAVSRRKFFASVADTDTLILPIHFPTPTAGWVKPLGSAFDYRFKRE comes from the coding sequence ATGAAGCAGCTCAGGATCGGCGACATCACCATCGATGCGGTGATCGAGCGGGAAGGGCCGTGGCGGCGGCCGCAGGATTTCTTCCCGGCCTATGACGAGGGCGTGTTCAAGCGCCATCTGCCGACGATGGAGCCCGAGGTGTTCGACACAGCGCGGGGCATGATGGTCATCACCTACCAGACCTTCGTCGTGCGCACGCCGCGCTACACCATCCTGGTCGATACCTGCACCGGCGAGGACAAGGGCCATCCGCCGCCGTTCGATTTTCCCGGCAAGGAGCGCTGGCGCAACGAATTGTTTGCGCTCGGCATCAGCTTTGAGCAGATCGACTACGTCTTCTGCACTCATCTCCACATCGACCACACCGGCTGGAACACGACACTTCGCGACGGCCGCTGGGTGCCGACGTTCCCCAATGCGAAATACGTCTTTCACAAGGGCGAGTACGCGGCCTGGGAGGCGGAGCACGCCAAGGGCAACAATCCGCCGGGCACCGTCTTCCGCGACAACTGCCTGCCGATCGTCGAGGCTGGGCAGGCACTCCTGGTCGACGAGGACTACGCGCTCGACGACACCGTCACGCTGACGCCGACGCCGGGGCATTCGCCCTGTCATTGCTGCGTGAACGTCTTTTCGAAGGGCGAGCGCGCGGTCGTCGCCGGCGACCTCATGCATCACCAGATCCAGTGCCGCGAGCCGGACTGGTCGGCCAAGCCGGATTGGGATCCCAAGCAGTCGGCAGTGTCGCGGCGGAAGTTCTTCGCCTCCGTCGCCGATACCGATACGCTGATCCTGCCGATCCATTTTCCGACGCCGACGGCAGGATGGGTCAAGCCGCTCGGGAGCGCGTTCGACTATCGCTTCAAGCGGGAGTAG
- a CDS encoding GTP-binding protein, with translation MAVPVLLVAGFLGAGKTTVVNHLLAHAEGRRIAAVVNDFGAINIDAELITGAADGVVSLSNGCICCTLEGDLLRTLASLLRRDPRPDVIVIETSGVADPADVVRNLMDPVIFRETPLETVLCVVDATMPVTMLDDTLLRSQIRAADIIALSKVDLADAAGCAPLRDAVRTMRPAAVLVDARHGEVPAALLFSPDVDRVPVPREPGPRRPAVERFETMSWTSDKPVSLPRLQQAIGRLAPRLARAKGLFETVEQPGRLLVFQLAGGRATLAAGGTRAEGTPRTRIVFVAEIGVLSREEINAIMEGCIETGTA, from the coding sequence GTGGCCGTCCCGGTTCTGCTCGTGGCCGGCTTTCTCGGGGCGGGCAAGACTACGGTCGTGAATCATCTGTTGGCGCACGCCGAAGGGCGGCGGATCGCCGCCGTGGTCAACGATTTCGGCGCGATCAACATCGACGCCGAACTGATCACGGGCGCTGCCGACGGCGTCGTGAGCCTGAGCAATGGCTGCATCTGCTGCACGCTGGAAGGCGATCTCTTGCGCACGCTCGCCAGCCTGCTTCGACGCGATCCGCGGCCGGACGTCATCGTGATCGAGACCAGCGGCGTTGCCGATCCGGCCGATGTCGTGCGCAACCTGATGGACCCCGTGATCTTTCGCGAAACGCCGCTGGAAACCGTGCTGTGCGTGGTGGACGCGACGATGCCCGTGACCATGCTGGACGACACATTGCTGCGATCTCAGATTCGGGCGGCCGACATCATCGCGCTAAGCAAGGTGGATCTGGCTGACGCAGCCGGCTGCGCGCCGCTACGCGATGCCGTCCGTACGATGCGCCCCGCAGCCGTCCTGGTTGATGCTCGCCATGGCGAAGTGCCCGCGGCGCTGCTTTTTTCGCCGGACGTCGATCGCGTACCGGTACCACGCGAGCCGGGGCCGCGGCGGCCGGCCGTCGAGCGGTTCGAGACCATGAGCTGGACGTCGGACAAGCCGGTGTCGCTGCCGCGGTTGCAGCAGGCGATCGGCCGGCTCGCGCCAAGACTCGCGCGGGCGAAGGGGCTGTTCGAGACTGTCGAGCAGCCCGGGCGGCTATTGGTGTTTCAACTCGCCGGCGGCCGGGCGACGCTGGCCGCGGGCGGAACGAGGGCCGAGGGGACGCCGCGGACGCGGATCGTCTTCGTCGCCGAGATCGGCGTCCTCTCGCGTGAGGAGATCAATGCAATCATGGAAGGGTGCATCGAAACTGGCACCGCGTGA
- a CDS encoding amidohydrolase family protein, whose translation MGGLVITGGRVVDPASGMDVVGDVAVMDGRIAAVGASLGGGEQTIDATGLVVAPGFIDLHAHGQSIPADRMQAFDGVTTTLDLEAGVLPVAAWYGKQAARGRVLNYGAAVNWAFARIGAMTGSNSESSLEAFGAAMRDRRWIDNVASDAEVNGILDRLAEGLNEGGIGIGILNAYAPGAGVQELTAVCQLAATHDVPTFTHVAFMSRIDPESAAEAYIRLIGYAGATGAHMHICHFNSSSKTDIERCAKLVAKAQAQGLPITVEAYPYGTGSTVLAAAFFSDPEFETRNGTGYDSVQRVADGRRFRDREELLAAQATEPSTLVLWHILDLENNAHHRDLLDMSVLYPGGAIASDAMPWTLADGSVYTGDAWPLPKDATSHPRSAGCFTRFIREWVRERRTVSLLEGIRKCSLIPAEILQHSTPAMRAKGRLAPGADADIVVFDYNTLTDRAEFSAMNRPAEGVRHLIVSGYPLIADGVLDVTARPGRPVRRPVAEG comes from the coding sequence ATGGGCGGATTGGTGATCACGGGCGGCAGGGTGGTCGATCCGGCCAGCGGGATGGATGTCGTCGGCGACGTCGCGGTGATGGATGGCCGGATTGCTGCGGTCGGCGCCTCCCTTGGCGGCGGAGAGCAGACCATCGATGCGACCGGTCTGGTCGTGGCGCCCGGCTTCATCGACCTGCATGCGCATGGCCAGTCGATCCCCGCCGACCGCATGCAGGCGTTCGACGGCGTGACGACGACGCTCGACCTCGAGGCTGGGGTCCTGCCGGTCGCAGCCTGGTATGGCAAGCAGGCGGCGAGAGGGCGCGTGCTCAACTACGGCGCTGCGGTCAACTGGGCTTTCGCACGCATCGGCGCCATGACGGGCTCCAACTCGGAGAGCTCACTTGAGGCGTTCGGCGCTGCCATGCGTGATCGCCGCTGGATCGACAACGTGGCGAGCGATGCGGAGGTCAACGGCATTCTCGATCGTCTCGCCGAAGGGCTCAACGAGGGCGGCATCGGCATCGGCATCCTGAACGCCTATGCCCCCGGCGCCGGCGTGCAGGAGCTCACCGCGGTCTGCCAGCTCGCAGCCACGCATGACGTGCCGACCTTCACGCACGTCGCCTTCATGTCCCGCATCGATCCGGAGAGCGCAGCCGAGGCCTATATCCGCCTGATCGGCTATGCCGGCGCCACCGGCGCGCACATGCACATCTGCCACTTCAACTCCTCCAGCAAGACCGATATCGAGCGTTGTGCCAAGCTGGTGGCCAAGGCGCAGGCGCAGGGCCTCCCCATTACGGTGGAAGCGTACCCCTACGGCACCGGTTCGACCGTGCTCGCGGCCGCGTTCTTCAGCGACCCCGAATTCGAGACGCGCAACGGCACCGGATACGACTCGGTGCAGCGCGTCGCCGATGGCCGGCGCTTCCGCGACCGCGAGGAACTGCTTGCGGCGCAGGCCACTGAGCCTTCCACGCTGGTGCTCTGGCACATCCTGGATCTCGAGAACAACGCGCACCATCGCGATCTCCTGGACATGTCGGTGCTGTATCCCGGCGGCGCGATCGCCTCCGATGCCATGCCCTGGACGCTCGCAGATGGCAGCGTCTACACCGGCGATGCCTGGCCGCTGCCGAAGGACGCCACCTCGCATCCGCGCTCGGCCGGCTGTTTCACCCGCTTCATCCGCGAGTGGGTGCGGGAGCGGCGGACGGTGTCGCTGCTGGAGGGCATCCGCAAATGCTCTCTCATCCCGGCGGAGATCCTCCAGCACAGCACGCCAGCGATGCGCGCCAAGGGCAGGCTCGCGCCCGGCGCCGATGCCGACATCGTGGTGTTCGACTACAACACGCTGACCGACCGGGCGGAGTTTTCCGCGATGAATCGTCCGGCGGAGGGCGTACGCCATCTCATCGTGAGCGGCTATCCGCTGATCGCGGATGGTGTGCTGGATGTGACGGCAAGGCCGGGCCGGCCGGTGCGGCGGCCCGTCGCCGAGGGCTAG
- a CDS encoding ABC-F family ATP-binding cassette domain-containing protein, with protein sequence MIRLDNVSKQAGHQILFIEASAALNKGEKIGLVGPNGAGKTTLFRMIAGQELPDEGQVSIDRGITIGYFSQDVGEMSGRSAVAEVMDGAGPVSEVAAELRELEAAMADPDKADEMDEIIARYGEVQHRFEELDGYALDGRAREALSGLGFSQEMMEGDVGALSGGWKMRVALARILLMRPDVMLLDEPSNHLDLESLIWLEKFLHDYEGTLLMTSHDREFINRVIAKVIEIDSGSLTTYTGDYEFYEQQRALNEKQQQAQFERQQAMLAKEIKFIERFKARASHAAQVQSRVKKLDKIERVEPPRRRQSVAFDFPPAPRSGEDVVALKNVYKGYGAKRIYDGLDFMIRRRERWCVMGVNGAGKSTLLKLVAGASEPDQGSVALGGSVKMGYFAQHAMDLLDGERTVFQSLEDAFPTAGQGSLRALAGCFGFSGDDVEKRCRVLSGGEKARLVMAKMLFDPPNFLVLDEPTNHLDLATKEMLITALSDFEGTMLFVSHDRHFLATLSNRVLELTPEGIHQYGGGYTEYVARTGQEAPGLRS encoded by the coding sequence ATGATCCGCCTCGACAACGTCAGCAAGCAAGCCGGCCACCAGATCCTGTTCATCGAAGCCTCCGCCGCCCTCAACAAGGGCGAAAAGATCGGGCTCGTCGGCCCGAACGGCGCCGGCAAGACCACGCTGTTCCGCATGATCGCGGGCCAGGAGCTGCCCGACGAAGGCCAGGTCTCGATCGATCGCGGCATCACCATCGGCTATTTCAGCCAGGACGTCGGTGAGATGTCCGGCCGCAGCGCCGTCGCCGAGGTGATGGATGGGGCGGGCCCGGTGAGCGAGGTCGCAGCCGAGTTGCGCGAGCTCGAGGCGGCGATGGCCGATCCGGACAAGGCCGACGAGATGGACGAGATCATCGCGCGCTACGGCGAGGTGCAGCACCGTTTCGAGGAACTCGACGGCTACGCGCTCGACGGACGGGCGCGCGAGGCGCTGTCCGGCCTCGGCTTCAGCCAGGAGATGATGGAGGGCGATGTCGGCGCACTCTCCGGCGGCTGGAAGATGCGCGTCGCGCTCGCCCGCATCCTGCTGATGCGTCCCGACGTCATGCTGCTGGACGAGCCGAGCAACCATCTCGATCTCGAAAGTCTGATCTGGCTGGAAAAATTCCTGCACGACTACGAAGGCACGCTGCTGATGACCTCGCATGACCGCGAGTTCATCAACCGCGTGATCGCCAAGGTGATCGAGATCGACTCCGGCTCGCTCACCACTTACACCGGCGACTACGAGTTCTACGAGCAGCAGCGTGCGCTGAATGAGAAGCAGCAGCAGGCGCAGTTCGAGCGCCAGCAGGCGATGCTCGCCAAGGAGATCAAGTTCATCGAGCGGTTCAAGGCGCGCGCCTCGCATGCGGCACAGGTCCAGAGCCGGGTGAAGAAGCTCGACAAGATCGAGCGGGTCGAGCCGCCGCGCCGCCGCCAGAGCGTTGCGTTCGACTTTCCGCCGGCGCCGCGCTCCGGCGAGGACGTGGTCGCCCTGAAGAACGTCTACAAGGGCTACGGAGCCAAGCGCATCTATGACGGCCTCGATTTCATGATCCGCCGCCGCGAGCGCTGGTGCGTGATGGGTGTCAACGGCGCCGGCAAGTCGACGCTGCTCAAGCTCGTTGCCGGCGCGAGCGAGCCCGATCAGGGCTCGGTGGCATTGGGCGGCAGCGTCAAGATGGGCTACTTCGCCCAGCACGCGATGGACCTGCTCGACGGCGAGCGCACCGTGTTCCAGTCGCTGGAGGATGCGTTCCCGACCGCGGGGCAGGGGAGTCTGCGCGCGCTCGCCGGCTGCTTCGGCTTCTCCGGGGACGACGTGGAAAAGCGCTGCCGCGTGCTTTCGGGCGGCGAGAAGGCGCGCCTGGTGATGGCAAAGATGCTGTTCGATCCGCCGAACTTTCTGGTGCTGGACGAGCCGACCAACCATCTCGACCTTGCGACCAAGGAGATGCTGATCACGGCGCTGTCGGATTTCGAGGGCACCATGCTGTTCGTCTCGCATGACCGCCATTTTCTGGCGACGCTGTCCAACCGCGTCTTGGAGCTGACGCCTGAAGGCATCCACCAATATGGCGGCGGCTACACCGAATACGTCGCGCGCACAGGGCAGGAAGCGCCGGGATTGCGGAGCTAG